ACTGCGCAGCGACATCGGGCAGAAGCTCCAGCAGAGCCTGTACTTCAGCGAAATTCTCTTGATGCTCGCCATCGCGCTGCTCAGCGCTCTGGCCGCCAGCTGGCTGAGCCTGCCCGATGCCAACCAGAAAGCCTGGATACGTTTTGTGCCCCTGCTGCCCCTGGGAGCGTTTGCCGGCATGCTCATCTACGGTATGCTGACCACCAGTGCCCTCACCCTCAGCCAGTGCCTGCAGCTGGCCCGCTACGACTGCGTCATCCGTATCATCCTCTATGGCCTGCTGCCAGGGGGCATCATGTTCTCTGTCACCTCGCGGGCCGCCCCTACACGTTGTTGCTGGGCCGGCAGCATGATCGGCCTCAGCGTTGCCAGTCTCGGCTACATCCTGCTGCGCCTGGTGGACCCCAGCGACGATCCCACCCAGCTCATCATCTGGCACTTTCTGCCCGTACTCTTTATGACCGTCATAGGAATGATGCTGGGGGGATGGCTGTTGGGGAGAGTGTGGCGTAAGGCAGGATAAGGAACCAGGGAAAGCGCGAAACGGGAAGGTTCCACACAAAACCAGCTAAGTAACCGGAGGAAAAATGGAATTTCTCATCGTCTGTATCGCTGCGTTGACGGCCTCTTTGCTGACACTCTTTTCCGGTTTTGGACTGGGCACACTGCTCATGCCAGTGATTGCGCTGTTCTTTCCACTGGAGCTGGCCATAGCCATGACGGCCATGGTTCATCTGGCCAATAATATTTTCAAGGTTGGACTCATGGGGCGGAAGGCCGATGTGTCGGTGCTGGTGCGGTTTGGCCTGCCTGCCGTGGCAGCAGCCTTTGCGGGTGCCGTGGTGCTGCTCTGGCTTGGGGAGATGCCTTCGCTGCACACCTATGCCGTGGGGGGACGGGAATTCCACATTTCTGCCCTGAAACTTGTTATCGGCTTTCTCATCATGTTTTTCGTCATACTGGAAATTTCTCCGGCATTTTCCCGCCTCGCCCTGGATCGCAAGTGGCTTCCCTTTGGGGGAGTGATCAGCGGGTTCTTTGGGGGACTATCGGGCCACCAGGGGGCGTTTCGCAGCATGTTTCTGATCAAGGCTGGTTTGAGCAAGGAAGCTTTTGTGGCCACTGGTGTGGTGTTGGCGGTCATGGTGGATATATCCCGCCTGGTAATCTACGGCACGGATATTCTGGCGCGCAGCCAGGCGGTTGATTGGCAACTTGTGATTGCTGCCAGTGGAGCGGCCTTTGCGGGGGCGTACCTGGGCGCGAAAATCCTGGGAAAGATAACCCTGCAT
This portion of the Desulfurispirillum indicum S5 genome encodes:
- a CDS encoding TSUP family transporter, whose product is MEFLIVCIAALTASLLTLFSGFGLGTLLMPVIALFFPLELAIAMTAMVHLANNIFKVGLMGRKADVSVLVRFGLPAVAAAFAGAVVLLWLGEMPSLHTYAVGGREFHISALKLVIGFLIMFFVILEISPAFSRLALDRKWLPFGGVISGFFGGLSGHQGAFRSMFLIKAGLSKEAFVATGVVLAVMVDISRLVIYGTDILARSQAVDWQLVIAASGAAFAGAYLGAKILGKITLHTVRAVVSVVLALVAAGMMTGLL
- a CDS encoding NrsF family protein, which encodes MQTNELIAQLAREGAHKPAPPPARILVSWLGFMILYFFVLLAIHGLRSDIGQKLQQSLYFSEILLMLAIALLSALAASWLSLPDANQKAWIRFVPLLPLGAFAGMLIYGMLTTSALTLSQCLQLARYDCVIRIILYGLLPGGIMFSVTSRAAPTRCCWAGSMIGLSVASLGYILLRLVDPSDDPTQLIIWHFLPVLFMTVIGMMLGGWLLGRVWRKAG